A genomic window from Salvia hispanica cultivar TCC Black 2014 chromosome 5, UniMelb_Shisp_WGS_1.0, whole genome shotgun sequence includes:
- the LOC125186094 gene encoding transcription repressor OFP17 — protein sequence MKSKYLNLASLIKRKLLKPCKKVVKFLVKLRPRKPLSIKSLRRRRMMTVFRSPRDEREMDRVTELTSFSDAAPHQRAPFPSPLTPAYVKLSGEEDDRVEEACRSFEKYLVEMIVEEGKVRDLGDVEELLYCWKELRSPVFIDLVCRFYRELCTDLFSDQT from the coding sequence atgaaatcaaaatatctAAATCTAGCCTCACTGATCAAACGCAAGCTTCTCAAACCATGCAAAAAAGTAGTGAAATTCCTGGTGAAGCTCCGCCCTAGGAAGCCGCTCTCCATCAAatccctccgccgccgccgcatGATGACGGTTTTCCGATCGCCGCGCGACGAGAGGGAGATGGACCGGGTGACGGAGCTCACGAGCTTCTCCGACGCCGCGCCGCACCAGAGAGCGCCGTTTCCGTCGCCGCTCACTCCGGCGTACGTAAAATTGAGCGGCGAGGAAGACGATCGCGTGGAAGAGGCGTGCAGAAGCTTCGAGAAGTATCTGGTGGAGATGATCGTGGAAGAGGGGAAAGTGAGGGATTTGGGTGACGTGGAGGAGCTGCTCTACTGCTGGAAGGAGCTAAGGTCGCCGGTTTTCATTGATTTGGTGTGCCGCTTTTATAGGGAGCTTTGTACAGATCTGTTTTCCGATCAAACCTAG